A portion of the Mesoplasma entomophilum genome contains these proteins:
- a CDS encoding Asp23/Gls24 family envelope stress response protein, giving the protein MNTIDKSVIKVIKDAIVTVPGVVSFSNFNADSYDEIATNDINNAIEFTNTDNITRFRIHVIILSGVNIKDVIKEIQIRVKYELEKISKFTMKYMVDVVVDDLA; this is encoded by the coding sequence GTGAACACAATAGATAAATCAGTGATTAAAGTAATTAAAGATGCCATAGTAACTGTGCCTGGTGTAGTTTCATTTTCTAATTTTAATGCAGATTCATATGATGAGATCGCAACAAATGATATCAACAATGCTATTGAGTTTACAAATACCGACAATATAACTCGTTTTAGAATACATGTTATAATATTATCTGGTGTTAACATTAAAGATGTTATTAAAGAAATTCAAATTAGAGTAAAATATGAACTAGAAAAAATTTCAAAATTTACTATGAAATACATGGTAGATGTTGTAGTAGATGATTTAGCTTAA
- the rnc gene encoding ribonuclease III, whose translation MTMHEFFENFGIKINDSKIFSTALTHNSYANETKTKETYQRLEFLGDAVLQMYVSKFLYLNFSNAPEGKLTKTRSDIVRQETLSEIAKMIDLGKIIRLGQGEIKSKGYEKPSILSDVYEAVTAAIYLDQTEEILISWIKATIFKYIEKNDYKQLNHDYKSELQEIIQAEIRSDLEYKVENQIHIEKDNKIQYTVSVNLDGQKYGVGIGFSKQEASQNAAKDCLNKLKKPTK comes from the coding sequence ATGACAATGCACGAATTCTTTGAAAATTTTGGTATTAAAATTAATGACTCAAAAATTTTTAGCACAGCATTAACTCATAATTCTTATGCCAACGAAACAAAAACAAAAGAAACTTATCAAAGACTGGAGTTTCTAGGTGATGCTGTTTTACAAATGTATGTATCAAAATTTTTGTATTTAAACTTTTCAAATGCACCAGAAGGTAAATTAACAAAAACAAGATCTGATATTGTTAGACAAGAAACATTAAGTGAAATTGCTAAAATGATTGATCTTGGTAAGATTATTAGATTAGGTCAAGGAGAAATAAAATCAAAAGGTTATGAAAAACCTTCGATTTTATCTGATGTCTATGAAGCAGTAACTGCTGCTATTTATTTAGATCAAACTGAAGAAATATTAATTTCTTGAATTAAAGCAACAATATTCAAATACATTGAAAAAAATGATTACAAACAACTTAATCATGATTACAAATCTGAGTTGCAAGAGATCATTCAAGCTGAGATTAGAAGTGATTTAGAATATAAAGTTGAAAACCAGATCCACATTGAAAAAGATAATAAAATACAATATACTGTTAGCGTTAATTTAGATGGACAGAAGTATGGAGTTGGTATTGGTTTTTCTAAGCAAGAAGCATCACAAAATGCTGCAAAGGATTGTTTAAATAAATTAAAAAAACCAACAAAGTAA
- a CDS encoding DAK2 domain-containing protein gives MEKLILIKDSMTSAVNNLYNNYPHIDKLNVFPVPDGDTGTNMNLTATNGYNDVKDIEFKTIGEFLNAFSRGLIMGARGNSGVIFSQIIKGLAKGMNDATELNAAEWKKGFAESKLIAYRAVMKPVEGTILTVIREVAEQSALLPDDMEIKEFWNKIILIANEALENTPNLLQALKDVGVVDSGAYGLVKFLEGMNSVIQTNKIIAKTDKLEINEGGNIEMEIEAEFGYCTEGIVMLNEEWINKLQTSAIRDQLQIYGNTSIVVVIDEDILKVHTHALSPGQVLMFLQQYGDFRTIKVDNMNLQADKQVKGSEGSGWQENTSIKLERNLNNDYATIAVVSSPEMKKYFEKELGIDIAIDGGSKMNPSTNDFLKAIEEVDAKAVYLMPNNGNVLLAAKQAEKEETKSKIIVIPTKTIQQGMTAALSFDPSATTVKNTKAITSAIKNVISFQVSQAAKDSVVNGIKIKKDQQMAIVDGKIVGTANDIGILFEKQLSRYITNKTEIITIFIGQDASAKSVSQLRKFLDENFDVEYEIIEGGQKVYSFIIAVE, from the coding sequence ATGGAAAAATTAATTTTGATAAAAGACTCAATGACGAGTGCTGTAAACAATTTATATAACAATTATCCACATATTGATAAGTTAAATGTATTCCCTGTTCCAGATGGAGATACAGGAACTAACATGAATTTAACTGCTACTAATGGATATAATGATGTAAAAGATATTGAATTTAAAACAATCGGTGAATTTTTAAATGCTTTTTCTAGAGGTTTAATTATGGGTGCTAGAGGTAACTCTGGTGTTATTTTTTCTCAAATTATTAAAGGTTTAGCAAAAGGAATGAACGATGCTACTGAATTGAATGCAGCAGAATGAAAAAAAGGGTTTGCAGAATCTAAATTGATAGCTTATAGAGCAGTTATGAAACCTGTTGAAGGCACAATTTTAACAGTTATTAGAGAAGTTGCTGAACAATCAGCATTATTGCCTGATGACATGGAAATAAAAGAATTTTGAAACAAAATAATATTAATCGCGAATGAAGCATTAGAAAATACTCCAAACTTATTACAAGCGCTTAAAGATGTTGGTGTTGTTGACTCAGGGGCTTATGGATTAGTTAAATTTTTAGAAGGTATGAACTCAGTAATTCAAACAAATAAAATAATAGCTAAGACAGATAAACTTGAAATCAATGAAGGCGGGAACATCGAAATGGAAATTGAAGCCGAATTTGGTTACTGTACTGAAGGTATTGTAATGTTAAATGAGGAATGAATTAACAAACTACAAACTAGTGCAATCAGAGATCAATTACAAATTTATGGAAATACTTCAATCGTAGTTGTTATTGACGAGGATATCTTAAAAGTTCATACTCATGCTTTAAGCCCGGGACAAGTCTTAATGTTCTTACAACAATATGGTGATTTTAGAACTATCAAAGTTGATAACATGAACTTACAAGCTGATAAGCAAGTTAAAGGTAGCGAAGGTTCTGGATGACAAGAAAACACATCAATTAAACTTGAAAGAAATCTTAATAATGATTATGCAACAATTGCTGTTGTATCATCACCAGAAATGAAAAAATACTTTGAAAAAGAACTTGGTATTGATATAGCTATTGATGGAGGTTCAAAAATGAATCCTTCAACTAATGATTTCTTAAAAGCTATTGAAGAAGTTGATGCTAAAGCTGTTTACTTAATGCCTAATAATGGAAACGTTTTATTAGCAGCAAAACAGGCTGAAAAAGAAGAAACAAAATCAAAAATTATTGTTATTCCAACAAAAACTATTCAACAAGGAATGACTGCAGCATTATCATTTGATCCATCTGCAACAACTGTAAAAAATACTAAAGCAATTACTTCAGCAATTAAAAATGTGATTTCTTTTCAAGTTTCACAAGCTGCTAAAGATTCAGTTGTTAATGGAATTAAAATTAAGAAAGACCAACAAATGGCTATTGTTGATGGAAAAATTGTTGGTACAGCAAATGATATTGGTATATTATTTGAAAAACAATTATCAAGATATATAACTAATAAAACAGAAATTATAACTATTTTTATTGGACAAGATGCTTCAGCAAAAAGTGTTAGTCAATTAAGAAAATTTTTAGATGAAAATTTTGATGTAGAATATGAGATCATTGAAGGTGGTCAAAAAGTTTACAGTTTTATAATTGCAGTAGAATAA
- the rpmB gene encoding 50S ribosomal protein L28: MARKDMLTGKSALSGNSRSHALNATKRKWNLNLQKVKVMDENGNVFTIKVSARTLRTLKKQNVVVA, encoded by the coding sequence ATGGCAAGAAAAGATATGTTAACTGGTAAAAGTGCGTTATCTGGTAATTCAAGATCACACGCTTTAAATGCAACAAAAAGAAAATGAAATTTGAACTTACAAAAAGTTAAAGTTATGGACGAAAACGGTAATGTATTTACTATCAAAGTTTCAGCAAGAACTTTAAGAACTTTAAAAAAACAAAACGTTGTTGTTGCTTAA
- the plsX gene encoding phosphate acyltransferase PlsX → MYKIAFDVMGSDNGSLVAIEAASKFIKTKKELYLIFVGDKEQIETSLKKFPIDESRYEILATTEFIDMNGSIMDIRRKKDSSMVKALEALKDNKVDAMITGGNSAAFIAGSHFILGELNGISRPGFMPTLPTAVNNKLTLLLDVGANLEADVEDIIGYAKMANIYSKSVLKIENPSIAQLNIGEEKSKGTLLQKEIYKELEADENINFFGNLESRDILAGKVDIIVTDGYTGNMCLKAFEGASKILMTEIKSQLYKTIFTKLKALTLKKSFNNVSKKFDYKNHSGAILLGVNGIAFKAHGSSDVKSFEATLRMTCDAIENDVLNKIKKELI, encoded by the coding sequence ATGTATAAAATAGCGTTTGACGTAATGGGATCAGATAATGGTAGTTTAGTTGCTATTGAAGCAGCAAGCAAATTTATTAAGACAAAAAAAGAATTATATCTTATTTTTGTTGGGGATAAAGAACAAATAGAAACATCATTGAAAAAATTTCCTATTGATGAATCAAGATATGAAATTCTTGCAACTACAGAGTTTATTGATATGAATGGTTCAATAATGGATATTAGAAGAAAAAAAGACTCATCAATGGTAAAAGCACTTGAAGCTTTAAAAGATAATAAAGTTGATGCTATGATTACTGGTGGTAACTCTGCAGCTTTCATTGCAGGATCACATTTTATCCTTGGTGAGTTAAATGGTATATCAAGACCTGGTTTCATGCCAACACTTCCAACTGCAGTAAATAATAAACTAACTTTATTATTAGATGTAGGAGCAAATCTTGAAGCAGACGTTGAAGATATCATAGGTTATGCTAAAATGGCTAATATATACTCTAAAAGCGTCTTAAAAATTGAAAATCCTTCTATTGCTCAATTAAATATTGGTGAAGAAAAGTCAAAAGGTACTTTATTACAAAAAGAAATCTATAAAGAGCTAGAAGCAGATGAAAATATAAACTTCTTTGGTAATCTTGAATCAAGAGATATTTTAGCTGGTAAAGTTGATATTATTGTTACTGATGGTTACACAGGAAATATGTGTTTAAAGGCATTTGAAGGAGCTTCAAAAATTTTAATGACTGAAATTAAATCTCAGTTATACAAAACAATTTTTACTAAGTTAAAGGCTTTAACACTTAAAAAATCATTTAATAATGTTTCAAAGAAATTTGATTATAAAAATCACTCTGGAGCTATTTTATTAGGTGTTAATGGTATTGCATTTAAAGCACATGGATCAAGTGATGTTAAATCATTTGAAGCAACATTAAGAATGACTTGTGATGCTATTGAAAATGATGTTTTAAATAAAATTAAAAAGGAATTAATATAA
- a CDS encoding AAA family ATPase codes for MLFLKQIRAVGFKSFAEPTTLNFTKEMIGVVGPNGSGKSNITDSIRWALGEQSTKSLRGSNMDDIVFSGSADKPAADFAEVTLVFDNQRDIFSTIKTNVVEITRRFNKKTRDSDFFINGEKCKLRDIQDIALETGLTKSSIAIISQGTISTFAEAKPDARREIFDEAAGLAKYKKRKLEALKQLAKTTENLTRITDIKSTLEKRLPREKEKAEKAAKYKDKIEELQKIELTILASDALRFETELSSLRDKRRQLDIEVQKLANEINLSQDELDVMLSKNGDADKEITQLNLNFQRIVERIASLKAQKQQVEARENSENVNQNVDDIKARAIKKEFDEKSISFNSEKDLVANLEKTELELKRRYDEVNDQFRTFHMQSQEIESEKNKLQYRLEELEHKQNTNNLNPMSGAKAIIDNAKRLSGVVGTVGSLIDVKEEHQIAISLITGNHLQSVVFKTSDDAKKGIEFLKNQRLGRVNALPIDTLNPSSIAGPQRDIIKRAPGFVGFANELVEIEKDCQIVLDYIYGTTIVTRNFDDATRLGKSINFRYGIVSLDGQRVLPRGAMSGGSVNKASNIFAAKKIDESFDPESIKTKIATLDKIFNEKQKIFNDLKEVREKLVDDINQTASNIRIGKNSINILNSSLIELSDNYKIITGKDLLNNQVASSFDESESIRLAREIAKLETERNEISIKVNSLSESKTKTTDRQHELNKENKEKREILNNWKDELANVKSDLTILESTNIQILKRLSEGYNLSLDAIREMHFDEIENPEETRVRIQELTIELKSIGEVSMDAIQEYEETKKEYEYYVSNLNEVQESADKLNEIILNIDIEMKTQFKRIVDDVNAALPEAFQKLFNGGTARLIYTNPDDILETGIDIEVNPPGKKITNLNLLSGGEKSLVALSVLFSILKVRPLPLVILDEAEAPLDPANVTRFARYVRDFVDNTQFIIVTHREGTMENCDILYGVTMETKGITKIVQLALDIDKIKKLINKNKE; via the coding sequence ATGCTATTTTTAAAACAAATTAGAGCAGTTGGATTTAAATCGTTTGCTGAGCCTACAACATTAAACTTCACAAAAGAAATGATTGGTGTTGTTGGACCAAACGGATCAGGTAAATCAAACATTACAGACTCTATAAGATGAGCTTTAGGAGAGCAATCAACTAAATCATTACGTGGTTCAAACATGGATGATATTGTTTTTTCAGGAAGCGCTGATAAGCCTGCTGCTGACTTTGCAGAAGTAACATTAGTTTTTGATAATCAAAGAGATATTTTTTCTACTATCAAAACAAATGTTGTTGAAATCACGAGAAGATTTAATAAAAAAACTCGTGATAGTGATTTTTTTATTAATGGTGAAAAATGTAAATTAAGAGATATCCAAGATATAGCATTAGAAACAGGATTAACTAAATCAAGTATAGCAATTATTTCACAAGGAACAATTTCAACATTTGCTGAAGCTAAGCCTGATGCAAGAAGAGAAATTTTTGATGAAGCTGCGGGATTAGCAAAATACAAAAAAAGAAAATTAGAAGCTCTTAAACAATTAGCAAAAACAACTGAAAACTTAACAAGAATTACTGATATTAAATCTACTTTGGAAAAAAGATTACCAAGAGAAAAAGAAAAAGCTGAAAAAGCTGCCAAATATAAAGATAAAATTGAAGAATTACAAAAAATTGAATTGACAATTTTAGCAAGTGATGCTTTAAGGTTTGAAACTGAATTATCTTCATTAAGAGATAAAAGACGTCAATTAGATATAGAAGTTCAAAAATTAGCAAATGAAATTAACTTATCACAAGATGAATTAGATGTAATGTTATCTAAAAATGGTGATGCAGATAAAGAAATAACTCAATTAAATTTAAATTTCCAAAGAATTGTTGAAAGAATAGCAAGTTTAAAAGCTCAAAAACAGCAAGTTGAAGCTAGAGAAAATTCAGAAAACGTTAACCAAAACGTTGATGATATAAAAGCTAGAGCTATTAAAAAAGAATTTGATGAAAAATCAATTTCATTTAATAGTGAAAAAGATCTTGTAGCAAATCTTGAAAAAACAGAATTAGAATTAAAAAGAAGATATGACGAAGTTAATGACCAGTTTAGAACTTTTCATATGCAATCTCAAGAAATTGAATCTGAAAAAAACAAGTTGCAATACCGTTTAGAAGAATTGGAACATAAACAAAATACAAATAACTTAAATCCAATGTCAGGTGCAAAGGCAATTATTGATAATGCAAAAAGATTGTCAGGAGTTGTAGGAACTGTTGGTTCATTAATTGATGTTAAAGAAGAACACCAAATAGCTATTTCATTAATAACAGGTAACCATTTACAATCTGTAGTTTTTAAAACAAGCGATGATGCTAAAAAAGGAATTGAGTTCTTAAAAAATCAAAGATTAGGTAGAGTAAACGCATTACCTATTGACACTTTAAATCCTTCTTCAATAGCAGGGCCACAAAGAGACATAATAAAAAGGGCTCCTGGATTCGTTGGGTTTGCAAACGAATTAGTTGAAATTGAAAAAGACTGTCAAATTGTGTTGGATTATATTTATGGTACAACAATTGTTACAAGAAACTTTGATGATGCAACTAGACTTGGAAAAAGCATAAACTTCCGTTATGGAATAGTTTCATTAGATGGTCAAAGAGTTTTACCAAGAGGAGCAATGAGTGGTGGTTCTGTTAATAAAGCATCAAACATTTTTGCTGCTAAAAAAATTGATGAATCATTTGACCCAGAATCAATTAAAACAAAAATTGCTACTTTAGATAAAATTTTTAATGAGAAACAAAAAATATTTAATGATTTAAAAGAAGTAAGAGAAAAATTAGTTGATGATATTAACCAGACAGCATCAAACATTAGAATTGGTAAAAACTCAATTAATATTCTTAATTCTTCTTTAATTGAATTATCTGATAACTACAAAATTATTACAGGTAAAGATTTATTAAATAACCAGGTTGCTTCATCATTTGATGAATCAGAATCAATTAGATTAGCTAGAGAAATTGCTAAACTTGAAACTGAAAGAAATGAAATTTCAATCAAAGTTAATAGTTTATCAGAGTCTAAAACTAAAACAACTGATCGTCAACATGAATTAAATAAAGAAAACAAAGAAAAACGTGAAATTTTAAATAATTGAAAAGACGAACTAGCTAATGTTAAATCTGATTTAACAATTTTAGAATCAACAAATATTCAAATTCTAAAAAGATTATCAGAGGGATACAACTTGTCATTAGATGCTATTAGAGAAATGCATTTTGATGAAATAGAAAATCCTGAGGAAACAAGAGTTAGAATTCAAGAATTAACTATTGAATTAAAATCAATTGGAGAAGTTTCAATGGATGCAATTCAAGAGTATGAAGAAACAAAAAAAGAATATGAATACTATGTTTCAAATTTAAATGAAGTTCAAGAATCAGCAGATAAACTAAATGAAATAATTTTAAACATTGATATAGAAATGAAAACTCAATTTAAACGTATTGTTGATGATGTCAATGCAGCATTACCAGAGGCATTCCAAAAATTATTTAATGGTGGAACTGCTCGTTTAATTTACACAAACCCAGACGATATTTTAGAAACTGGAATTGATATTGAGGTTAATCCTCCAGGCAAAAAAATTACTAACTTAAACTTATTAAGTGGGGGAGAAAAATCATTGGTAGCATTATCAGTGCTATTTTCAATTTTAAAAGTAAGACCATTACCACTAGTTATCTTAGATGAAGCTGAAGCTCCATTAGATCCAGCAAACGTAACAAGATTTGCACGTTATGTAAGAGACTTTGTTGATAACACTCAATTCATTATTGTAACTCATCGTGAAGGTACAATGGAAAACTGCGATATCTTATATGGTGTAACTATGGAGACAAAAGGAATTACAAAAATAGTTCAATTAGCTTTAGATATTGATAAAATTAAAAAGCTAATCAATAAAAATAAGGAATAA
- the pstA gene encoding phosphate ABC transporter permease PstA — protein MFANKKNEENAFKAKIFKPKQNFNAKFFKSIIYSLTFTVIAILLVLVIFVVLKSTHVFKEQGFWSFITGTNWKPGKDGGQYGIGLIILMTLVLLTISMMFSIPLTIFTTLFISEYLSISMQKKVLTVIKLLASVPSVVFGLFARDQIGALFQLMGAPNNDNLMVASVTMTFMAAPTMISLSYNAVQSVPEGYRLGSLGLGISKEKTTFKIIRKSASAKIISAIILGMARVIGETMAIMMIAGNSTGGFITNSGISGFLFSSIRTLAATIGLEMTENSGSTHQSALYAIGLILFLLVFIINIVILFMSNVDNIKYSRRIKREEKINKDSSRKIKAPKYVYDKRMLGMMVHNRTENKFFKKTYSSIMLMLMWISTAIIISFTFWILGDVIIRGLIGLSDPVAFIHMDTENRTGGGIFAALLTTILLVVCTLVFAIPFALAAAIYLNEYARKSSALTKTFRFSINLLASTPSIVFGIFGLSIFIVLLGLPFSILAAGLTMTIVVLPMLISNFEDALQQVPHQYREAGSALGLTKIQILFKIILPNAMEGIITGIILAMAKIIGESAPIYLTLGTDIQMPAQGFLSQGTTLTTGIYMMVAEGIPGHGQGTIYLMALITIILIIGLNFTSGRLSSLLVQKTKDLKAKSKIKRKEFKVKTKARIKKLKPSLKFKWMKLQSKLRKGEVELKFFKEISAKNKAWIKRKKQYRKLKKGVIDNE, from the coding sequence ATGTTTGCAAATAAAAAGAATGAAGAAAATGCTTTTAAAGCTAAAATATTTAAGCCAAAACAAAATTTTAATGCTAAATTTTTCAAATCAATTATTTATTCACTAACTTTTACTGTTATTGCTATTTTATTAGTTTTAGTTATTTTTGTTGTTTTAAAATCAACTCATGTTTTTAAAGAACAAGGTTTCTGAAGCTTCATAACAGGTACAAATTGAAAACCTGGTAAAGATGGGGGACAATATGGTATAGGATTAATTATTTTAATGACCTTAGTACTTTTAACTATATCAATGATGTTTTCCATTCCATTAACAATATTTACAACTTTGTTTATTTCTGAATACCTATCAATAAGTATGCAGAAAAAAGTACTAACAGTTATTAAACTACTAGCCAGTGTACCATCAGTTGTTTTTGGGCTTTTTGCAAGAGATCAAATTGGAGCATTATTTCAATTAATGGGTGCTCCAAATAATGATAACTTGATGGTTGCTTCAGTGACAATGACTTTTATGGCAGCCCCAACAATGATAAGTTTGAGTTATAATGCCGTTCAATCTGTTCCCGAAGGCTATCGATTAGGTAGCTTAGGTTTAGGTATTTCTAAAGAAAAAACAACATTTAAAATTATTAGAAAATCAGCTTCAGCTAAAATTATTTCAGCAATTATATTAGGTATGGCTAGAGTAATTGGAGAAACAATGGCTATCATGATGATTGCAGGTAATTCAACTGGTGGTTTTATAACAAACAGTGGAATAAGTGGTTTCTTATTTTCATCTATTAGAACATTAGCTGCAACAATTGGTCTTGAAATGACAGAAAACAGTGGTTCAACTCATCAATCAGCATTATATGCAATTGGTTTAATTCTTTTCTTATTGGTTTTTATTATTAATATAGTTATTTTATTTATGTCTAATGTTGATAATATTAAATACTCAAGAAGAATTAAAAGGGAAGAAAAAATTAATAAGGACTCTTCAAGAAAAATTAAAGCGCCTAAATATGTTTACGATAAGCGAATGTTAGGAATGATGGTTCATAATAGAACAGAAAATAAATTCTTTAAAAAAACTTATTCGTCAATAATGTTAATGTTGATGTGAATTTCAACTGCAATTATTATTTCATTTACGTTTTGAATTTTGGGTGATGTCATTATTAGAGGATTAATAGGACTATCAGATCCTGTTGCATTTATTCACATGGACACTGAAAATAGAACAGGTGGAGGAATTTTTGCAGCATTACTTACAACAATCTTATTAGTTGTTTGTACTTTAGTATTTGCTATTCCTTTTGCTTTAGCAGCCGCAATTTATTTAAACGAATATGCAAGAAAAAGTTCAGCGTTAACTAAAACATTTAGATTTTCAATTAACTTATTAGCGTCAACTCCATCAATTGTTTTTGGTATATTTGGTTTATCAATATTTATTGTTCTTTTAGGTTTACCGTTTAGTATATTAGCTGCTGGTCTAACAATGACAATAGTTGTTCTTCCAATGTTAATTTCTAATTTCGAGGATGCGCTGCAACAGGTACCTCATCAATACCGTGAAGCTGGTTCAGCTTTAGGTTTAACAAAAATTCAAATATTATTTAAAATTATTTTGCCTAATGCAATGGAAGGTATAATTACTGGGATTATCCTAGCGATGGCTAAAATAATAGGAGAATCTGCTCCAATTTATCTAACTCTTGGAACAGATATTCAAATGCCAGCGCAGGGATTCTTATCTCAAGGAACAACATTAACTACCGGAATCTATATGATGGTGGCTGAAGGAATACCTGGTCATGGTCAAGGAACAATTTACTTAATGGCATTAATTACAATTATATTAATTATTGGATTGAATTTTACTTCTGGAAGACTTTCATCATTGCTTGTTCAAAAAACAAAAGATTTAAAAGCAAAATCAAAAATTAAACGTAAAGAATTTAAAGTTAAAACTAAAGCAAGAATTAAGAAACTAAAGCCTTCGCTTAAATTTAAATGAATGAAATTGCAAAGCAAATTAAGAAAAGGTGAAGTTGAATTGAAATTCTTTAAAGAGATTTCAGCAAAGAATAAAGCTTGAATCAAACGAAAAAAACAATATAGAAAATTAAAAAAAGGAGTTATAGATAATGAGTAA
- the ptsS gene encoding phosphate ABC transporter substrate-binding protein → MNKKFFLVMVIVVGAIVGLWSWTLAAPNNSISIGGSASVQPLLKKLTDKYKTEDGKKFVYSATGSGAGVTNVKEGVYDIGFISKDIKKDDWEKEPINENEALFSNLSKQAINDKKWYSNNLAMTPGVEGTYRSIEFARDSIVFVYNDKGTGFDEFLRKSNLEFKFEVDENGKFVKEGKSYKILNAIYKPDSQNDLISWNDLAKLIANEFSLPETKEANLSLAEEVSNKVKVTPYSSTSGSGTRTSFSNLTGIEPGNAVKEYGANGTIYSQIEKSPGSIGFVSMLYGSANSSTVKSVKIGKGEKTWDPSNDSSQELVDYPLTRPFIAIYKYDKNNKDLNSMLDFLFWMASSPEVEKIYASVGLIQSVQAK, encoded by the coding sequence ATGAACAAGAAATTCTTTTTAGTAATGGTGATAGTTGTAGGGGCTATTGTTGGTCTATGATCATGAACTTTAGCAGCACCGAATAACTCAATAAGCATTGGTGGTAGTGCCAGTGTTCAGCCTTTATTGAAGAAACTTACTGATAAATATAAAACTGAAGATGGTAAAAAATTTGTTTATTCAGCAACTGGTTCAGGTGCTGGAGTTACAAATGTCAAAGAAGGTGTTTATGATATTGGATTTATTTCAAAAGATATTAAAAAAGATGATTGAGAAAAAGAACCCATTAACGAAAACGAAGCGTTATTTAGTAATCTTTCAAAACAAGCAATTAATGATAAAAAATGATATTCAAACAATTTAGCAATGACTCCAGGTGTGGAAGGCACATATCGTTCAATAGAGTTTGCAAGAGATTCAATTGTATTTGTTTACAATGATAAAGGAACGGGTTTTGATGAGTTTTTAAGAAAATCAAACTTAGAATTTAAGTTTGAAGTTGATGAAAATGGAAAATTTGTTAAAGAGGGAAAAAGTTATAAAATTCTTAATGCAATTTATAAACCAGATTCACAAAATGATTTAATAAGCTGAAATGATTTAGCAAAATTAATTGCAAATGAATTTTCACTACCAGAAACTAAGGAAGCAAATTTATCACTCGCAGAAGAAGTTTCAAATAAAGTTAAAGTAACACCTTATTCATCAACAAGTGGGTCAGGGACAAGAACTTCGTTTTCAAATTTAACAGGAATAGAACCTGGTAATGCTGTTAAAGAATACGGAGCTAATGGAACTATTTACAGCCAAATTGAGAAATCTCCAGGATCAATCGGGTTTGTTTCAATGTTATATGGTTCAGCAAATTCATCTACTGTTAAATCAGTAAAAATTGGCAAAGGTGAAAAAACTTGAGATCCTTCAAATGATTCGTCTCAAGAGTTAGTGGATTACCCTTTAACAAGACCTTTTATAGCAATTTATAAATATGACAAAAACAACAAGGATTTAAATAGTATGCTAGACTTCTTGTTTTGAATGGCTTCAAGCCCAGAAGTTGAAAAAATATATGCATCTGTTGGCTTAATACAGTCTGTTCAAGCTAAATAG